One stretch of Roseimicrobium sp. ORNL1 DNA includes these proteins:
- the icd gene encoding NADP-dependent isocitrate dehydrogenase, with protein MAYTTCTVPSGEKISISNGKLNVPNNPIIPFIRGDGTGRDIWASSVRVFDAAVEKASGGSKKISWMEVFAGEASKTKFDNWLPDDTVEAFKEFLVGIKGPLTTPVGGGIRSLNVALRQLLDLYVCLRPVQYFTGVPSPVKRPEAVDMVIFRENTEDIYAGIDFAAGSAEALKVLEFLKAEYPKDFKKVRFGAEDINSVGVGIKPVSKPGTQRLVRAAIKYAIEQGKKSVTLVHKGNIMKFTEGAFRDWGYELAKEEFGAVEIDGGPWCKLPNGIIIKDAIADITLQQVLTRPEDFDVIATLNLNGDYLSDALAAQVGGIGIAPGGNINYISGHAIFEATHGTAPKYADQDMVNPGSVVLSGEMMFRYMGWNDVADLIVKGLNGAIGSKKVTYDFARLMEGATKIKCSEFGDNIIAHM; from the coding sequence ATGGCCTACACGACCTGCACCGTCCCCTCCGGGGAAAAAATCAGCATCAGCAACGGCAAGCTGAACGTCCCGAACAATCCCATCATCCCCTTCATCCGCGGCGACGGCACGGGCCGGGACATCTGGGCTTCCAGCGTGCGCGTGTTCGACGCCGCAGTGGAAAAGGCCTCGGGTGGCAGCAAGAAGATCTCCTGGATGGAAGTCTTCGCCGGTGAAGCCAGCAAGACCAAGTTCGACAACTGGCTCCCCGATGACACGGTGGAGGCCTTCAAGGAATTTCTCGTGGGCATCAAGGGACCGCTCACCACGCCCGTCGGCGGTGGCATTCGCTCCCTGAACGTGGCCCTTCGCCAGCTCCTCGACCTCTACGTGTGCCTGCGCCCCGTGCAGTACTTCACCGGCGTGCCCAGCCCCGTGAAGCGCCCGGAAGCCGTGGACATGGTCATCTTCCGTGAGAACACCGAGGACATCTACGCCGGCATCGACTTTGCGGCCGGTAGCGCCGAGGCGCTCAAGGTGCTCGAGTTCCTCAAGGCCGAGTATCCGAAGGATTTCAAGAAGGTGCGCTTCGGTGCGGAAGACATCAATAGCGTGGGTGTGGGCATCAAGCCTGTGTCCAAGCCCGGCACCCAGCGTCTCGTGCGCGCGGCCATCAAGTACGCGATCGAGCAGGGCAAGAAGAGCGTGACCCTCGTGCACAAGGGCAACATCATGAAGTTCACCGAAGGCGCCTTCCGCGACTGGGGTTATGAACTGGCCAAGGAAGAATTCGGCGCGGTGGAAATCGACGGCGGTCCCTGGTGCAAGCTGCCCAACGGCATCATCATCAAGGACGCGATTGCGGACATCACCCTTCAGCAGGTGCTGACCCGTCCGGAAGACTTCGATGTCATCGCCACCCTGAACCTGAACGGTGACTACCTCAGCGACGCTCTCGCGGCGCAGGTGGGCGGCATCGGCATCGCTCCTGGCGGCAACATCAACTACATCTCCGGTCACGCCATCTTCGAAGCCACTCACGGCACGGCTCCGAAGTACGCCGACCAGGACATGGTGAACCCCGGCTCCGTGGTGCTGAGCGGCGAAATGATGTTCCGCTACATGGGCTGGAACGACGTGGCTGATCTCATCGTCAAGGGCCTGAACGGCGCCATCGGCAGCAAGAAGGTGACCTACGACTTCGCCCGCCTCATGGAAGGTGCCACGAAGATCAAGTGCAGCGAGTTCGGCGACAACATCATCGCGCACATGTAA
- a CDS encoding winged helix DNA-binding domain-containing protein produces MTLREIGPCRLAAQGITTAHGSSPAEVVAHLGAMQAQDYLGALWGVGLRLPGTTEGEVEQAIANREIVRTWPMRGTLHFVAAADVRWMLKLMTPRIVAGSAGRHRQLELDEATFKRSEKLLVRALKGGQVSTRGDLFAMLERNRVDPSGQRGIHILSKLAMQGVLCFGPREGKQPTFVLLDDWVPESRALEHDEAIAEIARRYFMSHGPATVTDFVGWTGLKVTEGRQGLEAVSGELHKDVIKGVEYWMAPSVAAAASPKVKGKSSTVHLLPGFDEFVLGYKDRTTVIPPEHMNKIVPGGNGMFMPTIVSRGQVVGLWKRTLKGKSAQVECMPFGKLTAAELKASGRQVARYGEFLGVETANS; encoded by the coding sequence ATGACCTTGCGCGAAATCGGACCATGCAGACTCGCCGCGCAGGGCATCACGACCGCGCACGGAAGCTCGCCTGCGGAAGTCGTCGCTCATCTCGGCGCGATGCAGGCGCAGGACTATCTGGGTGCGCTGTGGGGTGTTGGACTTCGGCTACCAGGCACCACGGAAGGCGAGGTGGAGCAGGCCATAGCGAATCGTGAAATCGTACGCACGTGGCCCATGCGAGGCACGCTGCATTTCGTGGCTGCAGCGGATGTGCGCTGGATGCTGAAGTTGATGACGCCACGCATCGTCGCAGGAAGCGCGGGACGTCATCGACAGCTTGAGCTGGATGAGGCCACCTTCAAACGCAGCGAGAAGCTGCTGGTGCGCGCGCTCAAAGGCGGGCAGGTGAGCACCCGGGGCGATTTGTTCGCCATGCTGGAGCGCAATCGCGTCGACCCCTCAGGGCAGCGAGGCATCCACATCCTTTCGAAGCTGGCCATGCAGGGCGTGCTCTGTTTTGGGCCTCGCGAAGGAAAGCAGCCCACCTTTGTGCTGCTGGATGATTGGGTGCCCGAGTCCCGCGCTCTTGAGCACGACGAGGCCATTGCTGAGATCGCGCGACGCTATTTCATGAGTCATGGCCCGGCCACGGTGACGGACTTCGTGGGATGGACCGGGCTGAAGGTCACTGAGGGCCGGCAAGGACTTGAAGCCGTGTCCGGGGAGTTGCACAAGGATGTCATCAAAGGTGTGGAATACTGGATGGCGCCTTCTGTCGCGGCAGCTGCATCACCAAAAGTAAAAGGCAAAAGCAGCACCGTCCACCTTCTGCCTGGCTTTGATGAATTCGTGCTCGGCTACAAGGACCGGACGACCGTGATCCCGCCGGAGCACATGAACAAGATCGTGCCGGGTGGCAATGGCATGTTCATGCCGACCATCGTGAGCCGTGGACAGGTAGTGGGTCTCTGGAAGCGTACGTTAAAAGGGAAGAGTGCCCAGGTGGAGTGCATGCCCTTTGGCAAACTCACTGCAGCAGAACTGAAGGCGAGTGGCAGACAGGTTGCGCGCTATGGTGAGTTCCTCGGTGTGGAGACGGCGAACTCCTGA
- a CDS encoding ABC transporter ATP-binding protein: MSKSYVEPAAGATVPVLKDISFTLEKGESVAIVGPSGCGKSTLLNILGTLDEPDGGEYLFNGESLKGASAEKLSQLRSQHIGFIFQLHHLLPQCTVLENVLLPTLALKPAPDPKVVRDRAMELLSKVGLEPRAGYRPAQLSGGERQRVAVVRALINSPHLILADEPTGALDEENADTLTKLMINLVENIGISLVLVTHQLTQAERMKRVLKLHTGNLVS, translated from the coding sequence GTGTCCAAGTCCTATGTCGAGCCCGCTGCAGGAGCCACGGTGCCGGTGCTGAAGGACATCAGCTTCACCCTTGAGAAAGGGGAGTCGGTGGCCATCGTCGGCCCCTCGGGGTGCGGCAAGAGCACCTTGCTCAACATTCTGGGTACCCTCGATGAGCCGGATGGTGGCGAGTACCTTTTTAACGGAGAATCGTTAAAAGGGGCGTCGGCAGAAAAGCTTAGTCAACTCCGCAGCCAGCATATCGGTTTCATCTTCCAGCTCCACCACCTCCTACCGCAGTGCACGGTGTTGGAGAATGTCCTTCTCCCGACCCTTGCGTTGAAACCTGCGCCGGATCCCAAGGTGGTCCGTGACCGGGCGATGGAGCTGCTTTCCAAAGTCGGACTGGAGCCGCGGGCCGGCTATCGGCCAGCCCAGCTCTCCGGCGGCGAGCGCCAGCGAGTGGCGGTGGTACGTGCGCTGATCAACTCGCCGCACCTCATCCTCGCCGACGAGCCGACGGGGGCGCTTGATGAGGAAAATGCCGATACTTTGACCAAGTTGATGATCAATTTGGTGGAGAATATCGGCATATCTTTAGTGCTAGTGACGCACCAACTCACTCAGGCCGAGCGCATGAAGCGAGTTCTCAAACTTCACACCGGCAATCTGGTGTCCTAA
- a CDS encoding AI-2E family transporter gives MPLVASSNPTPSVPNAFQKKALWMAITALSVAVIGALVVGFIWLITRVMSFMQPILIPFAVAGVMAYLLEPVVVKLKQWGLSRQKAVWVVFTVSIAAIVGISFIIIPAFVHQGAELAGKMPEYTRTAKRNVTAFATKWNEWLKDYGVDLLHWQAPASPETDTTTPAPPTTPEAPTPQTQPPAVTPGQTPTAPLPGAATSTSPAPDPSLPHTHTGASTPEAKTGVSAYTLQDLLSGDWVGKTLPELGQQLWDFVRSSVGGFLGVFGFILSMIIVPLYLYYFLTESPKIANSWSNYVPLRASEFKDDVVDTLTEINRYLIAFFRGQLVVSLINGFATGLGLVIVGVKFGWLIGLLLCVLGIIPYLGIIICWIPAVIIASVQGGSYLVPADSPWWVFPVVVTAIFVVVQQIDGFFITPKIVGDSVGLHPMTVIVSVFVWSLIMGGLLGAILAVPMTAALKVLFQRYIWQRGVQKRWPTANAKGR, from the coding sequence ATGCCGCTCGTGGCAAGCAGCAACCCGACCCCCAGTGTTCCGAATGCCTTCCAGAAGAAAGCCCTGTGGATGGCGATCACGGCGCTGTCCGTGGCAGTGATTGGGGCGCTAGTTGTCGGCTTCATCTGGCTGATCACGCGGGTGATGTCCTTCATGCAGCCGATTCTGATCCCGTTCGCCGTGGCGGGCGTGATGGCCTATTTGCTGGAGCCCGTGGTGGTAAAGCTCAAGCAGTGGGGGCTCTCCCGGCAGAAAGCAGTGTGGGTGGTCTTCACCGTGTCCATCGCAGCCATCGTGGGGATCAGTTTCATCATCATTCCCGCCTTCGTGCACCAGGGAGCGGAACTCGCCGGCAAGATGCCGGAGTACACGCGTACGGCAAAGAGGAACGTGACCGCCTTCGCCACGAAGTGGAACGAATGGCTCAAGGACTATGGGGTGGACTTGCTGCACTGGCAGGCGCCCGCCTCCCCGGAAACCGACACCACTACACCGGCTCCTCCGACCACCCCCGAAGCACCAACGCCACAGACGCAACCTCCCGCTGTTACGCCGGGACAGACTCCCACAGCTCCTCTTCCAGGTGCTGCCACCTCCACTTCTCCGGCGCCTGATCCCTCCCTGCCACACACACATACCGGGGCTTCGACGCCAGAGGCAAAGACCGGCGTGTCAGCCTACACGCTGCAGGATCTGCTGAGCGGCGACTGGGTGGGCAAGACGCTGCCGGAACTGGGTCAGCAGCTATGGGACTTCGTCCGATCCAGCGTCGGTGGTTTCCTCGGTGTGTTCGGCTTCATCCTGTCGATGATCATCGTTCCGCTGTACCTCTACTACTTTCTCACGGAGAGTCCGAAGATTGCGAACAGTTGGTCCAACTATGTCCCGCTACGCGCCTCCGAGTTCAAAGACGACGTGGTCGATACGCTGACGGAGATCAATCGCTACCTGATTGCCTTCTTCCGCGGTCAGCTTGTCGTCAGCCTCATCAACGGCTTCGCCACCGGCTTGGGGTTGGTCATTGTGGGCGTGAAGTTCGGCTGGCTCATTGGACTGTTGCTTTGCGTGTTGGGCATCATCCCCTACCTCGGCATCATCATCTGCTGGATCCCCGCAGTCATCATTGCCTCCGTTCAGGGCGGCAGCTACCTCGTTCCTGCGGACAGCCCATGGTGGGTGTTCCCTGTGGTAGTGACGGCCATCTTTGTGGTGGTGCAGCAGATCGACGGCTTCTTCATCACGCCCAAGATTGTCGGCGACAGCGTGGGCCTGCACCCGATGACGGTCATTGTTTCCGTCTTTGTGTGGTCGCTGATCATGGGCGGTCTCTTGGGGGCCATCTTGGCGGTGCCCATGACGGCGGCGCTGAAGGTGCTTTTCCAGCGCTACATCTGGCAACGGGGAGTGCAGAAGCGCTGGCCCACAGCCAATGCCAAAGGGCGCTGA
- a CDS encoding DUF4177 domain-containing protein, with amino-acid sequence MKPVIVFVALMLCFGVHVIAAPKDSQAVNSKRPKWEYKVVSQVELFAAASGKADPENSGLNALGEDGWELVSIQRLTHESGPSDPPVYYFKRPKG; translated from the coding sequence ATGAAACCTGTAATCGTGTTTGTGGCTCTCATGCTTTGCTTTGGTGTCCACGTGATCGCGGCACCGAAGGATTCTCAGGCAGTAAACTCGAAACGTCCCAAATGGGAATACAAGGTCGTGTCGCAAGTTGAACTCTTCGCGGCAGCGAGCGGCAAGGCTGATCCGGAAAATAGCGGCCTCAATGCACTTGGCGAAGACGGCTGGGAGCTTGTTTCAATACAACGCCTCACACACGAGTCGGGACCATCCGACCCTCCGGTATATTACTTTAAGCGCCCGAAGGGGTAA
- a CDS encoding PGPGW domain-containing protein yields the protein MLANLKEHWHELKSSRPGHRFQDRYNRRRKEHRGSFHWGRWLNILGGVLLLLVGLFMLAAPGPGLLVEVAGLSLLGSEFLTLARFLDWAEVRLRKILSWARRWWKRSGWLARGTVILVICLMLAGVACGGYVFLQKW from the coding sequence ATGCTCGCAAACCTCAAAGAACACTGGCACGAACTCAAAAGCAGCCGTCCGGGACATCGCTTTCAAGATCGGTACAATCGCCGAAGGAAGGAGCATCGCGGGAGCTTCCATTGGGGACGGTGGCTGAATATCCTTGGCGGTGTGCTCTTGCTGCTGGTGGGCCTGTTCATGCTGGCCGCTCCTGGACCGGGACTCTTGGTGGAGGTCGCTGGTCTGTCCCTGTTGGGAAGCGAGTTTCTTACCCTGGCTCGCTTTCTGGATTGGGCGGAAGTCAGGCTGCGCAAAATTCTCTCTTGGGCCAGGCGATGGTGGAAGCGCTCTGGTTGGCTCGCCCGGGGGACGGTGATTTTAGTGATCTGTCTGATGCTGGCCGGGGTGGCCTGCGGTGGATATGTGTTTTTGCAGAAATGGTAG
- a CDS encoding methyltransferase domain-containing protein — MSDTSTSTGRRLTLPQAWLLSAATGFLSLAWEIVWMRLYNFTTSSRALAFGLMLGAYLLGLAVGSLWSRKWQRMGTEGTEPLGTLATLISRATLAAFLVVPLVSWLVMLLWWPWTLLIVMGAAAALGTILPLICHLAIPPDARAGQRMAGVYLANIIGSGMGSLLTGFVLMEWLPLVWLCTLLLLGGFAIALSLRLRAGLSAQVYSTSAVLLLIVPAVALGYASLWERLHYRGDYTLGMQFAKTIESRHGVIHVDSNGTIYGNGAYDGSLETILKPDSWLVRPYYISALHPKPRRVLVIGVSGGAWTQILAHHPEVEEVIGVEISEPYLRLIHDSPSVASLHRNPKVKLVIDDGRRWLKRNPTERFDLIMMNTTHHWREFASALLSREFLELAKSHLSQGGIVAWNTTESLRSAKTGLVVFPESIMLMNFFVGSNTPLVADKARWRSLLERWRIDDVPVFDLTTEQGRADLEKCAAFPDYEGPWEQTHHWRWHNRAHVEARVGDVPIITDDNLGHEFDWQNW; from the coding sequence ATGAGTGATACCTCTACCTCAACGGGGCGCCGTCTCACGCTGCCACAGGCCTGGCTGCTGAGCGCTGCCACCGGTTTCCTTTCGCTGGCGTGGGAGATCGTGTGGATGCGCCTCTACAATTTCACCACCTCCTCCCGTGCTCTGGCCTTCGGCCTTATGCTGGGGGCGTATCTGCTGGGCCTGGCCGTCGGCTCGTTGTGGAGCCGGAAGTGGCAGCGAATGGGTACGGAGGGAACCGAGCCCCTGGGTACGCTTGCCACCCTGATCAGCCGGGCAACTCTGGCCGCCTTTCTCGTGGTACCCCTCGTTTCATGGCTGGTGATGCTCTTGTGGTGGCCCTGGACCCTGCTCATCGTGATGGGTGCAGCGGCGGCGCTTGGGACCATCCTGCCGTTGATCTGTCATCTTGCCATTCCTCCTGATGCCCGGGCGGGTCAGCGCATGGCGGGGGTGTATCTGGCGAATATCATCGGCTCCGGAATGGGCAGCCTGCTGACAGGATTCGTGCTGATGGAGTGGCTGCCTCTGGTGTGGCTGTGCACGCTCCTGTTGCTCGGTGGGTTTGCCATTGCCCTTTCGTTGCGGCTTCGCGCTGGGCTCAGTGCGCAAGTCTACTCCACCAGTGCAGTTCTCCTGTTGATCGTGCCGGCCGTCGCGCTCGGGTATGCGAGCTTGTGGGAGCGCCTCCACTATCGCGGAGACTACACGTTGGGTATGCAGTTTGCGAAGACCATTGAAAGCCGTCACGGCGTCATTCATGTCGATTCGAACGGCACCATCTATGGCAATGGCGCTTACGACGGCTCCCTGGAAACCATCCTGAAGCCGGACTCCTGGCTGGTGCGTCCCTATTACATCTCCGCGCTGCATCCGAAGCCACGGCGCGTGCTGGTCATCGGTGTCTCCGGTGGTGCCTGGACACAGATTCTGGCTCATCATCCCGAAGTGGAGGAAGTCATTGGTGTGGAGATCAGCGAGCCCTACCTACGGCTCATTCACGATTCGCCCTCGGTGGCCAGCCTGCATCGCAATCCCAAGGTGAAGCTGGTCATTGATGACGGACGCCGCTGGTTGAAGCGAAACCCAACGGAGCGCTTTGATCTCATCATGATGAACACCACGCATCACTGGCGTGAGTTCGCCTCTGCGTTGCTTTCGCGTGAGTTTCTGGAGCTGGCCAAGTCACACCTGAGCCAGGGCGGCATCGTCGCGTGGAATACCACCGAGTCCCTGCGTTCCGCGAAGACCGGGCTCGTGGTGTTTCCGGAGAGCATCATGCTCATGAATTTCTTCGTGGGCAGCAATACTCCTCTGGTGGCGGACAAGGCGCGCTGGCGCTCCCTTCTGGAGCGTTGGCGCATCGATGATGTTCCCGTGTTTGATCTCACCACAGAACAAGGCCGGGCGGACCTGGAGAAATGTGCAGCCTTTCCCGACTACGAAGGGCCGTGGGAACAAACGCACCACTGGCGCTGGCACAACCGTGCTCATGTGGAAGCACGCGTGGGTGATGTGCCGATCATCACCGATGATAATCTCGGTCATGAGTTTGACTGGCAGAACTGGTAA
- a CDS encoding phosphotransferase has product MTIPPEEERLHHGRTTHAVFRVGQTVRRLNPHPNELAPALLRFLEQAGFQGAPKFFGMDEQGREMLSYIPGTVPVELFHHTDDHLVAAARLLRSFHDVTTGFPGRDGAEVICHNDFSPGNCVYVDGYPTAMIDFDTLAPGSRLWDLGYSTPTFLNLGHPDYSAETQMRRMRLFAAAYGLSPDSMSDLVVHIAANLASCARWAHDVRCMDISEWASSRRDWFVTHILDTVLPSRRGRITAVRDIQREPEAPASWQDWERLVLT; this is encoded by the coding sequence ATGACAATTCCCCCTGAAGAAGAACGATTGCACCATGGCCGCACCACGCACGCGGTGTTTCGCGTGGGACAGACAGTGCGCCGCCTCAATCCCCATCCGAACGAGCTGGCACCGGCGCTACTTCGTTTTCTGGAACAGGCAGGCTTTCAGGGGGCGCCCAAGTTTTTCGGCATGGATGAGCAGGGTCGTGAAATGCTCAGCTACATCCCGGGCACAGTACCAGTGGAGTTGTTCCACCACACGGATGATCATCTTGTCGCCGCCGCACGACTCCTCCGTTCTTTTCACGATGTTACCACAGGTTTTCCCGGCAGAGATGGCGCGGAGGTCATCTGCCACAATGACTTCTCCCCGGGGAATTGTGTTTATGTCGATGGCTATCCCACTGCCATGATCGATTTCGATACTCTCGCTCCCGGCTCAAGGCTGTGGGATCTGGGGTACTCCACACCGACATTTTTGAACCTGGGTCATCCAGACTACTCGGCGGAGACGCAGATGCGCCGCATGCGCTTGTTTGCTGCCGCATACGGTCTGTCCCCGGACAGCATGAGTGATCTTGTCGTACACATCGCGGCAAATCTGGCTTCGTGTGCACGGTGGGCGCATGACGTCCGGTGCATGGACATTTCCGAGTGGGCCTCGAGTCGGCGAGACTGGTTTGTGACTCACATTCTTGATACCGTACTCCCGTCCCGTCGCGGTCGGATCACTGCGGTTCGGGATATCCAGAGGGAACCTGAGGCACCCGCATCATGGCAGGACTGGGAGAGGCTCGTGCTGACCTGA
- a CDS encoding alpha/beta hydrolase — MSRLRILCLLPLLSLLTIPVLGAEKLLKVTLLETKAPSFKADIPYKVGDGLSEYEKERCKLDLYLPTKVKNFPVVVWFHGGGLTGGQKAGGDTAKVIESWVKEGIAVASVNYRLSPKVKFPAYIEDGAAAVAWVQKNIASHGGDPRRVFIGGHSAGAYLSMMLGLDTKYLTAAGVEPTSIAGLLPVSGQTMTHFTVREERGLPKDDVIADEAAPIHFVRKDAPPMLLLMGDKDWPARLEENQYFAALFKVKKHEHTTLIVVPDRTHGTIFGKLQEEGDAGRAAVLKFIADPIAFGKQG; from the coding sequence ATGTCGCGTCTTCGCATCCTTTGCCTTCTGCCGTTGCTCTCCCTTCTGACGATTCCTGTCCTCGGGGCGGAGAAGCTTCTGAAGGTGACACTCCTTGAGACGAAGGCTCCGTCCTTCAAGGCAGATATCCCCTACAAAGTTGGCGACGGCCTGAGTGAGTACGAGAAGGAGCGCTGCAAGCTGGATCTCTACCTTCCCACTAAAGTGAAGAACTTCCCCGTAGTCGTGTGGTTTCACGGAGGCGGACTGACGGGTGGCCAGAAGGCAGGCGGAGATACTGCGAAGGTCATCGAAAGCTGGGTGAAGGAAGGGATCGCCGTAGCCAGCGTGAACTATCGCCTCAGTCCAAAGGTGAAGTTTCCCGCGTACATCGAGGACGGCGCGGCTGCGGTCGCCTGGGTGCAGAAGAACATCGCCTCGCATGGCGGCGATCCGAGGCGCGTGTTCATCGGCGGTCACTCCGCGGGGGCGTATCTTTCGATGATGCTGGGACTTGATACGAAGTACCTGACCGCTGCAGGTGTGGAGCCCACCTCCATCGCCGGACTGCTCCCGGTGAGCGGGCAGACCATGACCCACTTCACCGTACGCGAGGAGAGGGGACTGCCGAAGGATGATGTCATCGCAGATGAAGCGGCGCCCATTCACTTCGTGCGGAAGGATGCGCCACCCATGCTCCTGCTCATGGGAGACAAGGACTGGCCCGCACGGTTGGAGGAGAACCAGTACTTCGCTGCACTCTTCAAGGTGAAGAAGCACGAGCACACCACCCTCATCGTGGTGCCGGACCGGACGCACGGCACCATCTTTGGCAAATTGCAGGAGGAAGGCGATGCCGGTCGCGCAGCCGTGCTGAAGTTCATCGCGGATCCGATTGCCTTCGGGAAGCAGGGGTGA